The sequence AAGCCCCCTATAGGCCTCATCGCTTATGATAAACATATCATTTTCAAGACAGATCCTGACATATTCGTTTATCGTCTTCTGCCTCATCAATTGGCCCGATGGGTTGTCATACGGTATAATCAACAAAGCACCTGGTTTATACTTTTTAACAGCTTCTTCTATCTTCTCAACAGCCACATGGTTAAAGTTTCCGCTCCTATCTAAAGCCCTCTCAACCGCTACAATCCTCCTGCCAAGCTCATCGGCAACGGCCTTGTAATTGGTGTATGTAGGGTTCATAACAAGCAGCGGCCTATCGTCTTTGCCTGCATCGCCGCATAAACCCAAAATGGCTGTCCTCATGGCCCCTGAGCCACCATCCTGGATAATTGAGTATAATTTTGGATTTACACCATCAGGCAAAAATGCCCTTATTATTTTGATAAACACCTCATTGGCTTTTTGAGTTCCAGGTGTTTCACCGTATCTCCATATGCCGTTAATTAACTCTTCATTAGTTGGATTTAAAAATCTTTCAAGCAGCTTGGGGTGGGTTTTTAAAGAAACACTGCCTATGGCAACATTAACGGCCTCTATAGGCCTTTTACCTTCCTTCAACTCCTTTTGTGCCCTCTTTTCAAACACAGTTTGGGCAAGCCTTAACCCGGATGGTTTTACACCGTTAAAAAAATTTGAAAACTTTTTATCAGGGTTTCCTAACATTATATATTACCTCCCCCTCTTTGTATAAGTGGATGAATTTTATACATAACAAAAAAGCTGTCAAGAGTAAATTCTTCTTAACTCAGAAACCAATTTTAAAGAATTTTTTAGGGTTAAAAAATTAAATAATGTTAAAATTTATTGTTGACTTACCGAAAAAAATATATAGAATGTGAATTGTGAATTTCTTTTTAAGGGGGTGGGAGCTAAAGAAAAAGTCGGAAAAAGACTTGACAAACCAGTAGGTTGGGCTTATTATGTGAAAGTGATGCAGAAAAATTTTAAAAACTTTGTTAGGAGGTTTTAAACATGAAGAAAAGGTTGATTTCATTGGTAGCAGCAGCGGCATTGGTAGGTGGTATAGCTACTGTTTCTGCTCCTGTATCCGCACAGGCTGGCACAGTTGCTGTAAAGGGTGATACTCAGGTTCAGATGTATGGATTCATCAGGTATATAGCTGGTTGGACAAACAAGATGGAAACAAACACGAGTGAGTTCTTGAATATGCCCTACAAGGATTACAGCGGTCAAGATGATCCATCCAGTAATGATACAAAATTTATGTCCAGCACATACCAAACAAGATTAGGGTTAAATTTCAAAAATGAAGATGCAAATTTAACAGGTAAAATTGAAGCTCATTTCTACGATGGTTCTTTTGGTATAAGGAAAGCTTATATTCAGCATAATTTTGATAACTTCTATCTACGTATTGGAAGGGATTATGGTCTTGAGCTAGACGGAGGATCTTTTTCAACTGCTTTCGAGGCTCCTGTAGGAATGAACGGAGCTTCAAGGAATCCACAGATAAAGGCTGGAACAAGTTTTGACCTAGGTGGAGCTAAACTTGATGCAGGTTTAGCCCTTGAAGATGTTTCTTACACAAATGTAAGTGGTGTAAATAATGCTAGCATCAGTAGAAAAGTAATGCCTGGTGTAGCTGCAAAACTAGCTTTATCTTTCGAAACCGGTTTTGGTGCCCCAGCAAGGATTTATGCTTACGGTATGATAACTCCTCTTAAGATAAAATATCTTGATACCACCGGTAAATATACAGAAAAAAGTAAAACACCTGTTATTTTTGGAACAGGTTTAAAACTTCCTGTATCCATGGTCACACTTAATGTTAATTATGTTTATGGAAAAGGTGCTACAAAATTTGCTGGCTTAAATGAAGATACAAACAATAATATAATAACACCTTATTCTTATTACTATGATGGTAGCAGCTTGAATACTAACAGATTTGATGCTTTTAATATTGAAGCTAAAATAAAGCCTATGCCTTGTGTAGCCGTTGCAGGTGGTTACGATTATGCAAAATTTAAACATTCTTATGGGTTAACTACAGCAGGCAATAAAGATCAAAAACCTTATGTATCTACATACTTTGCCAATGTTGCCATACAAACAACAAAATACACACAATTAACTCTTGAGTGGAGACACGTAGAAGACAAATATTTCCAGACTGACACAAATGGAGATGATGTAAAAGTTAAGGGAAACCAATATTTCATGCGCTATACGTACAGCTTCTAATCAAAGCAAAAACAAATCCTAAGCGGGGCTAAAGCCCCGCCTTTTTTATTACCCTTTTAAAATCTCCTCAACATAACTCGGCAAAGCGAATGCTGCTTTGTGAATTTCAGGGTTGTAATACTTTAGCTTTAGATTGAGTTTGTTAAACCTCTCCTCATCAAACCTATCCCTTGGATGCTCACCCGATTTCCAACCGATAGCAAAGACCCATGTGCCTGATGGATATGTGGGTATGGCTGCCTGATATATAGCCACATTATTCTTGCCAAACGCTTTTTTCATATTATTGACTGACCTCATCATCCATCGTTTATCGTAGTAGGTATTCTCAGCCTGAGCAACAACTATACCACCATCCCTCAAAGCATCCCTGACATTGCCATAGAACTCAGAATTAAACAACCCCTCGGCTGGACCAAACGGGTCGGTTGAATCTATTATGACAACATTGTAAAGCCCCTTTTTATCCTTGACAAACTCAATACCATCGCCAATTATTAGATTAACCTTTTCATTATCAAAACCACACCCAACAAACGGTGTGTATTTCTTGCTATTTTTAACCACAACCTCATCTATCTCAACATTGGTTATGCTGTTTAGGTATATATGCTTTGAAACCTCCCTTGCCGTTCCACCATCGCCTCCTCCGATTATCAAAACATCTTTAGGGTCAGAAGCGGCAAACAAAGGCAAATGCGCTATCATCTCATGATAAACAAACTCATCCCTCTCTGTAAACATCACCAGCCCATCAAGCAGCATAACCCTGCCAAAATCGTAAGTTTCCAAGATATCAAGCCTCTGAAGAGGGCTTTGCTCTGTGCTTAAAACCCTTTTTATTTTAAATGTGAAACCACATGTGCCTGTATATTTTTCTGTGAACCAGAACTCTGGAAAATAAGCCATGTCATGCTCCTCCTTTGTGCAAAAAAATAGGGGTTGTAGCCCACAGACTACAACCCCTGAAAGATTAATTTAAAGCCAAATTACTTCTTTGTTGGGCCCTCTGCCTTAAACTTCCTGCCCACTTCTAAGCCCATATCAAAAGCCTTCATGTTCATATCTATAAATGCTGGCGGAACCTCTTCTTTAACTGTATCCCTAACTGCATCTATAGGCAAAACCTCGGTAAGACCTAAACAAATTCCTACAGCCAAAATGTTCATAGTAACAACATTGCCTATTTCATATTTAGCTGTTCTAACTAAAGGATACTCATAAACTTTATACTTTTTAGCATCATCATCTGGAACTACAACTAAACCTGAATCCACTAAAACATAGGCATCTTCCTTTAAGTCGCCCTTGTAGGCATCATAAGCCTTTTGATGAGTTGACAGGAAGAAATCAACATTGGTTGATTCAGGGAATGTTATGGGCTCATCAGAAATAATGATATCAGCCTTTGCTGCACCACCCCTAACCTGGGATGTATATGTAGGCACCTGAGTAGCGTAATATTTGGTTCTAAAAACGGCTGCATGGGCAAGAATTGTTCCTGCTGTTAAGGAACCCTGTCCACCTACTCCTCCAAATCTTAATTCATAATGAAATGCCATTTTCTTACCTCTTCCTTAAAGTTTTTTCCATTCTTTTAATGGTGTTTCAACATCGTATGGATACAATCCTTTCAACTCTTCCCTTGTTATCTTATATTTATCGGCATCTGTTACACTGCCTTTTACATATTTTGCCCAGTATTCATCGCTTGCCTGAGCCTTCTCAACCAACGCCTTGTAAGATTCTGTAAGCTCTGGCTTGCTCTCATCCTTGTGCAATACACCCATCACAAACTTACCCTTAAGCTCTTCTTCACTCATCTTCTTAGCTTTGGCTGAGCTTACAAGGAAACCTTTCATATAATCCATCAATTTAGCAGGATCGCCCAATTTGTTTCTTCTTCCAAAGTTAATTGGACATGGGCTGAAAACCTCAATCAAGCTGAAACCCTTATAGGCAAGACCTTCTTTAATAAGCTTTGTAAGTCTTGTTGGGTCTCCTGCAAAACCCCTTGCAACATAGCCTGCACCGGCACCAATTGCCATCTTACAAACATCGATTGTTGGCTCAAATGTTCCCCTTGGAGCTGTAGATGCTTTTGCACCTGGAGGTGTTGTACAGGAATGCTGACCACCAGTCATTCCGTAGATCCAGTTGTTAATCAAAACAACTGTAATATCTATATTCCTTCTGCATGCATGAACTAAATGGTTTCCGCCTATATGAACCAGATCGCCATCACCACCGAAAACGAATACATGCTTATCCGGATGAGACATCTTTATACCTGATGCAACAGCTATAGCCCTTCCATGAATTGTGTGCAATGTGTGGAAGTCAACATAACCTGTAACCCTTGCTGCACATCCAATACCGGATACCATAGCACAGTCATCTTTTTTCCAACCTAACTCATCAATGGCTTCAAGGTAGCATTTTAAAACGATACCATCGCCGCAACCTGGACACCAGTAAAGCGGCATCTTTTCCATTCTTAGGTATTTTGTGTAATCAACAGCCATTATTCGCCTCCTCCAAACCTTCTAATCTCCTCATCAGTCATAACAATCTCGACCTTCTTCTCTGGATTCTTGATTTTTTCAAGAATCTGAGAAGGCCTAATAAGGGTTCCTGTTGCCTGGCTAATTCCATAAACATTAGCAGCATCACCAACGATCCTTTGAACCTCAAGTATATACTGGCCCAAATTCATCTCTGGAACTATTATATTCTTAACTTTTCCTGCAATATCTTTTATCTGTTGTTCTGGTGATGGCCAAACGGTTAGAGGTCTGAACATTCCAACCTTTATACCTTCTTTTCTTGCCTCATCGATTGCAACTCTTGCAGCCTCAGCAGTGGAACCAAACGCTATAATGCAGGTTTCTGCATCGTCCATCTTGTAATACTCATATTTCAATATTTCATCAAGATGGTTTGTAATCTTGCTATGCATCCTGTTCAACAGCCACTGAACATACTTTGGAACAACTGTTGGGAATCCAGTCTTATCATGAATTAAGCTGGACATATGATATCTGTAGCTTTTTCCGTCCTTTGTCCACCATGGAGCAAGAGGTGGAATCTCGTAGTTATAATCATAAGGATAATACTCATCAGGTTCAACATCTGGAGCCTGTCTATCAACAATTTCAACCTCTTCTGGGTCTGGAATGTAAACCTTTGTGTGCAAGTGAGACAATGAACCATCTGTTAAAATATAAACAGGCTGTCTAAATTTTTCAGCCAAATTAAAAGCCCTAATAGTCTCAAAAACAGCTTCCTGTGCGTTGGCAGGAGCAATAGCTATTACAGGATGGTCTCCGTGTGTTCCCCATCTTGCCTGCATTATATCGCCCTGAGAAGGCCTTGTTGGCAATCCAGTTGAAGGGCCTCCCCTCATAACATCGACAACAACAAGTGGAACCTCAAACATGCAAGCCATGCCGAATGCTTCTTGCTTTAAGGATAAACCAGGTCCACTTGTACATGTCATAGCTTTAACACCACTTGCAGCTGCGCCAACACAAGCATTGATAGAAGCAATCTCATCTTCCATCATCATAAAAGGCACGCCCCTTTCGGGCATTATCTTTGATAGTCTTTCTGGAACTTCGCTGGAGGGTGTTATCGGATAACCCGCATAAAAGCCCAATCCAGCAACAACAGCCGCCTCAGCTATGGCAGCGTTAGCATCCATAAATCCAATTCTTCCCATTGATTCCTCCTACTTACTTTTTGTAACCGTATTTCCCTTACTATCTGCAAACTCAAGTTCAACACCGATATCAGCAACAGTAATTGCAAAATCTGGACAAATATTCTCGCACATTTTACATCTAATGCAATCCTCAGGCCTTGCTACCTTTGCTATAGTACCCATCCAGACATGCAAATCCTCAACCATCTCTAAAACATTTTTTGGACAAACGTTAACACACAAACCGCAACCCTTACACAACTTTTCATTAATCTCAACCGGCATGCGTTTTTCAGCCATACAACCTCTCCTTCTTTAAAGAATTAAGGGGGCACAAAGCCCCCTCACCCATTTTCTTACAGCTTTGAAACAATAGAATTTAGAGTTTCACTACACCTCATTATCTTTTCAACCTTTTCCTCATCTGGCCAGTAATATCCGTCGATTTCGGAGGGCTTACCCTGAACAACATCAAAATCGTTTATTATCTTCTCTTCATTTTCCTTCATTTCTTTTGCTATAGGCTCAAAGATTTTCTTAAGCTCTTCATCCTCACTCTGCTCAGCCAAAGCCTCAGCCCAATACATAGCAAAGTAGAAATGATTGCCCCTTGTATCAAGCTGATGAACCTTTCTACCTGGCCATTTCTGATTCTCTAACACCTTTGTCATGGCCTTATCGGCAGCATCAGACATTACCTTGGCTTTCTTGTTGCCATATCTTTCAGCTATATGCTCAAGTGAGGCAAAAATAGCGCCAAACTCACCCAAAGAATCCCATCTTAAGTGTCCTTCTTCTATTAACTGCTGGGCGTGTTTTGGGGCAGAACCACCAGCACCTGTCTCAAACAAACCACCACCGGCAAGCAGAGGGACGATTGAAAGCATCTTGGCTGATGTTCCAACTTCCAAAATCGGGAAGAGGTCTGTTAAATAATCCCTTAAAGCGTTGCCTGTTACAGATATAGTATTGAGACCTTTTCTGATTCTTTCAAGCGAGAATCTCATAGCATCAACTGGCCTCATAATCCTAATGTCCAGACCCTCTGTATCATAATCCTTAAGATACTCTTTAACTTTTTTTATAAGCTCAGCATCATGAGCCCTATTTTCATCAAGCCAGAAAACGGCAGGATAACCTGTTGCTCTTGCCCTTCTTACGGCCAAGCCAACCCAATCTCTGATAGCCTCATCTTTAGCCTGACAACCTCTCCAGATATCACCTTTTTCAACATTATGTTCAATCAAAACATTGCCATTTTCATCTACAACACGCACAGTTCCATTAGATGGAGCTAAGAAGGTTTTATCATGTGATCCATACTCCTCGGCCTTCATAGCCATCAAACCAACATTGGAAACATCGCCCATTGTGGTTCTGTCAAACTGACCATTCTTCTTACAATCCTCAACGACCTCTTTATACATGGTAGCATAACATCTATCAGGAATAACGGCCTTTGTATCTTGAAGCTCATCGTTCTTGTTCCACATTTTACCGCCATCTCTTATCATTGGCGGCATGGAAGCATCGATAATAATGAGGTTTGGAGCATGAAGGTTTGTTATTCCTTTTCTTGAATCAACCATAGCAAGCTCAGGATTCTTTTCATATACCTTTTCTATATCAGCTTCAATCTGCTTTCTCTGGTCTTCTGGTAATTTTTGAATTCTGGCGTAAAGATCTCTAAGGCCGTTGTTTGGATTAACGCCTAATTCTTTAAACAGTTCCTTATACTTCTCAAATACATCTTTGAAGTATATTTCAACCATATGTCCAAAGATTGGAGGATCGGATACCTTCATCATTGTAGCTTTTAAATGCAATGATAAAAGAACACCCTTCTCTTTGGCGTCCTTTATTTGCTGATCGAAAAACTCTCTAAGTTTTTTAACGCTCATGAAGGTTCCGTCAAAAACCTCACCCTTTAGTAGGTGAAGTTTTTTCATAGTTTGAGCATTGCCGTTCTCATCGACAAACTGAATCTCAATATCCATTTCCCTGTCTGTCGTGAAGGACTTTTCATGCTCATAGAAATCACCACCATCCATATGGGCAACATGGGTTTTTGAATCTTCTGGCCACGGCTTTAGCGGCAAACCCATTGAATCTGGGTATTTTTTTGCAAACTCTTTAACAGAAGTTGGAAGCCTTCTATCTGAGTTGCCCTGCCTCAAAACAGGGTTAACAGCGCTTCCCAAAACCTTCGCATATCTCTCTTTTATCTCTTTTTCTTTCTCATCCTTTGGCTCTTCAGGATAATCAGGAACGTTGTAGCCTTTCTCTTGAAGCTCTTTAATAGCTTCCTTAAGCTGAACAACGCTAGCAGAGATGTTTGGAAGTTTTATGATGTTGGCTTCTGGTTTGTTAACCAACTCGCCTAAATAGGCTAAATCGTCATTGATCCTCTGGTCTTCTTTCAAATACTCAGGAAATGTAGCCAAAATCCTTCCTGCCAAGGAGATATCCCTTACTTCAACATCAACATCGGCATGCTTGACGAAGCCTTTAACTATGGGTAGTAAAGAAAATGATGCTAAATAAGGCGCCTCGTCAGTCTTCGTCCATACAATTGTAGGTTTTCCTGTAGCCATCCTTCCACTCCTTTCTATAAATTCTTATTTTTCACTTTATAAATGCCTCCTTGCAGACACCCCTAAACTCTGCGCAAGATATACACCAATTATCAAGTTGTGTCAAGAAATTATTGATTTTTCAAGGCTTTAAGCTTGACTTTTTTGCTCTCTTATTGCATTCTTTTTGTGAGTGAAAGGAGGGGGAGAAGTTGATAAATCCCAACATTTTTTTAATGGTCATACCTTTTTTAGTGGCTGTTGTTTTTCATGAGGTAAGCCACGGATATGTGGCATATAAATTGGGTGATAACACAGCCAAGTTTGCAGGCAGGCTCACATTGAATCCAGTGGCACACATAGACATATTCGGCACTATTGTTCTGCCTGCTATTTTGATAATCGCTCACTCGCCTATTCTTTTTGGTTGGGCAAAGCCGGTACCCGTAAATTTTTTTAACCTAAAAAAACCCAAAAGAGATTCGGCCATAGTTGCAGCAGCAGGACCTACAACAAATATACTACTTGCCGTATTATTTGCTATAATCTATAGGATTAGCCTGTTTCTCCCAGCAAGTTTTATACAACAACCACTCATGATAACATGCCTATACGGTGTGCAGTTGAATTTAATATTTGCCTTTTTTAACCTTATACCTATACTGCCACTCGATGGCGGCAGGATATTGGCTGCATTCTTACCACCAAAATGGGCTTATAACTTTTCAAAACTCGAGCCATACGGTATATATATAGTAATAGCCTTGCTGTTTTTGGGTATTTTTGATTTTATCTTTACATTCTTCGTTTTACCGCTATCAAGCATACTACTGTCTTAGGAGAAAAAAATGAAAGAAGCTTATCTTTATTCGAGACTTGAGGATAATAAGGTTCAATGTAATTTATGTTCATTTAGGTGTAAGTTAGCAGATGGCAAAACGGGCATATGTGGTGTAAGAAAAAATGAAGGAGGCACACTTTATTCTACAGTTTATGCGAGGGCTGTAGCAAAGGCGATAGATCCGATAGAAAAAAAACCATTATTCCACTTTTTACCATCTACTAAATCGTTTTCAATAGCAACCGTGGGGTGCAATTTTAACTGCCTGAACTGCCAGAATGCAGACATAAGCCAATATCCCAAAGAAAACGCAGGTGCTGTTGTGGGTGATGTTTATCCACCTGAAAAGGTTGTAGAAGATGCCATATCTGCAGGTTGTAAGTCTATAGCATACACATACACTGAACCCACCATTTTCTTCGAATACGCCATAGATACGGCAAAATTGGCAAAAGAGAAGGGACTGAAGAACATATTTATAACAAACGGCTATATGACAAAAGAAACGATAGATATGATGGACGGCTTAATAGATGCTGCCAATGTTGACCTTAAAGCCTTCAATGATGCATTCTATATGCAGATATGCGGTGGAGCCAGATTAAAGCCTGTTCTTGAAAGCATAGAATATATGAAATCCAAGGGAATTTGGGTAGAGGTTACTACACTTGTTATACCAACAGCAAATGATGATCCGGCCGAGGCGATGCAGATAGCCGAGCATATCTACAACATAGATCCATCAATTCCCTGGCATATAAGCAGGTTTTATCCGGCTTACAAATTCAGCGATGTTATGCCGACCCCTCCAGAAGTTATAAAGAACTTCAGGCAAATTGGCCTATCAATAGGCCTAAAGTATGTATATACGGGCAACATGCTGGGTGATGAGGGCGAGCACACATACTGTCCAAATTGCGGCGAACTTCTGATAGCAAGATATGGCTATGAAATTCTATCCTATGCCATAAAAGATGGTAAATGCCCCAAATGCGGGACAAAAATAGATGTGGTGGAGAGTTAAGGTGAGGTTGTTGTTTGCAGAGGAAGAGATAGAAAAAAGAATAGAGAAACTCGCAAAGCTATTAGATGAAAAGCTAAGGAGTAAACAAGAAAAAACGGTTATGCTTTACATAGAAAAAGGCGGCAAGCCGTTTTTTGAGAAGCTCACACAGAAGATGAAAACAAATCCAATCAAGGACAGCATCAGAGTAAAAAGCTACGCAGGCGATAGATCAACTGGAAAAATAGAGTGGATCAAGAAACCCTCTGTTGATTTAAAGGGTAAACACTGCATAATCGTGGATGATATACTTGACACGGGCAAAACGATAAAAGAGGTTAAAAATTATATGCTATCCCAGGGTGCAACGGGTTGTGAGATATGCGTAGCAGTCAATAAACACGAAAGACGAGAGGAGGATATAGAGCCTGATTACTATCTGTTTGATTTAGACAAAGGCTTCATCATCGGCTTTGGAATGGATTACAACGAAAAATACAGGGAGTTACCCGCAATATACCTAATGGGTGAATCATAACAGAACTATCCTACAGTTATATGAAAAATTTAAACAAAAAATGTGTCGCACTATACTCAGGGGGGCTTGACAGCCTACTTGCTATATTGATAGTAAAATCCTTAGGGGTTGAAGTTTATCCATTATTCGTTCAGACACCCTTTTACAATAAAGAAATAGATAAACTAAAAGAACAACTAAATAAGTCTGGACTGGCATTGGAAACTGCAAGGGATGATAAGGCATATATAGAGATGCTTCTAAACCCACGCTTTGGTTATGGTAAAAATCTAAATCCATGCATAGACTGCAAAGCCTTCTTTTACAAAAAGGCCAAAGAGTACGCGGATAAAATCGGGGCAAGCTTTATCATAACAGGTGAGGTTTTAGGTCAAAGGCCTATGAGTCAACGATCGTATACCGTTCTTCGAACAATAGAAAAGCATGCAGGACTAATAGATTTAGTTTTAAGACCGCTCTCTGCAAAATGCCTCAAAGAAACAATCATGGAGAAGGAAGGCATAGTGGATAGGGATAAGCTATACTGCATACAGGGCAGGACAAGAAAGGCGCAATTTGAGCTTGCTAAAACCTTCGGTATTGAGGAGTTTGAAAGTCCAGCCGGTGGGTGTTTGCTAACTGATACTCAATTTAGTGCAAGACTAAAAGAGATGCTCGATAAAAAGGATGAACTGAACAGTCCAGTGGCTATTGAACTATTAAAAATAGGCAGGCACTTCAGGGTTGATGGATTTAAGTTTATCGTATCGAGGAATGCGGAAGAAACAAAGTTTTTGACTGATAATTTTTCTGACCTGCCACAGATAAGATGTCTGAACAGCCCAGGTGGCGTTGGCGTATTTTTAAAAGAACCCCACATAGAGACAATCATAACCGCAGCTGCAATACTAAAGAGATATTCAAAGAAAGCCCAAAACCTGATATTTAAAGGCTCAAGGGAGTTTATAATAGATGTTAAGCCGATGAGCGATGAGAGACTGAACAGCTATAGAGTTGGAGGAGATAATGCTTAAAGAAAAACTTGAAGAATTAGAGGAAAAATATAAATACATAGAAACTCAACTCTCAGATCCAAATGTTGTAGGCGATCTGGATAGGTACAAATCGCTTAGCTCAGAGATAAAAAAACTTACACCCATTGTAGAAAAAGCCAAAGAATACAGAAATATCCTAAGGCAGATTGAGGAAAATGAAGAGCTTCTTGAGGATGAAGAGTTAAAAGAATTGGCAAAAGAAGAATTAAAACACCTAAAGGAACGTCTACCTGAGCTCGAACAAGAAATAAAACTCCTATTGCTCCCCAAAGATGAGGCCGACGATAGGGATGTAATATTGGAGATAAGGGCAGGAACAGGTGGCGAGGAGGCTGCTTTATTTGCAGCAGACCTGTTTAGGATGTATTCAAGATATGCAGAGAACAAGGGCTTCAAGGTTGAGGTGTTAAGCAAAAGCCTATCCGATACAGGTGGCATAAAGGAGATAATAGCCGAGATAAAAGGCAAAGGAGCCTATCATCTATTCAAACACGAAAGCGGCACACATAGGGTTCAAAGGATACCTATAACAGAATCACAGGGCAGAATCCATACATCGGCTGCAACCGTCGCCGTATTGCCCGAGGCAGAGAATGTTGATGTTGAGATAAAGCCAGAGGATTTGAGAATAGATGTGTTTAGAGCCAGTGGACACGGTGGACAACATGTAAACACAACCGATTCAGCCGTAAGAATAACCCACCTTCCAACCGGTATGGTGGTTAGCTGCCAGGATGAGAAATCTCAACTTAAAAACAAGGAAAAAGCGCTAAAGATACTCAAGTCAAGGCTTTATGATTTTTACAGGCGTAAAAAGGATGAAGAGAGGGCCAAAGAGAGAAAAAGTCAGATAGGCTCAGGCGATAGATCTGAACGCATAAGAACATACAATTTCCCTCAAGGTAGGGTAACAGACCATAGGATAAACCTAACATTATACAAGCTGGATAGTATAATGGAGGGAGATCTGGATGAGCTAATAGAGGCATTAATCGTAGATGAACAGGCAAGAAAACTAAAAGAAAGCGGAATGTGAGGGAAAAATGGGATTTAAATGCGGAATAGTGGGTCTTCCCAATGTGGGTAAATCCACAACATTCAATGCCTTAAGCAGGGGCAATGCCGAAAGCTCCAATTTTCCATTCTGCACAATTG comes from Hippea maritima DSM 10411 and encodes:
- a CDS encoding pyridoxal phosphate-dependent aminotransferase: MLGNPDKKFSNFFNGVKPSGLRLAQTVFEKRAQKELKEGKRPIEAVNVAIGSVSLKTHPKLLERFLNPTNEELINGIWRYGETPGTQKANEVFIKIIRAFLPDGVNPKLYSIIQDGGSGAMRTAILGLCGDAGKDDRPLLVMNPTYTNYKAVADELGRRIVAVERALDRSGNFNHVAVEKIEEAVKKYKPGALLIIPYDNPSGQLMRQKTINEYVRICLENDMFIISDEAYRGLYYTDDEPPSVWRVTNKDVPGVEEAGIRISIESLSKTFNSCGLRMGALVTDNEAFRDRASAANTTYLCPSIIDQHIVEGLYDESYEDIRGWVASLRDYYKDLLEHMYDEFKKRMPKAIVSKPEASIYMVLDLREMVDDSFEAEDFVMYCAREGEVEIDGKRYTLLVSPMWGFYNVIEGRNPGHTQVRIACVEPEDKMRIVPELFSRLFEEYLSKRDKR
- the speE gene encoding polyamine aminopropyltransferase encodes the protein MAYFPEFWFTEKYTGTCGFTFKIKRVLSTEQSPLQRLDILETYDFGRVMLLDGLVMFTERDEFVYHEMIAHLPLFAASDPKDVLIIGGGDGGTAREVSKHIYLNSITNVEIDEVVVKNSKKYTPFVGCGFDNEKVNLIIGDGIEFVKDKKGLYNVVIIDSTDPFGPAEGLFNSEFYGNVRDALRDGGIVVAQAENTYYDKRWMMRSVNNMKKAFGKNNVAIYQAAIPTYPSGTWVFAIGWKSGEHPRDRFDEERFNKLNLKLKYYNPEIHKAAFALPSYVEEILKG
- a CDS encoding 2-oxoacid:acceptor oxidoreductase family protein, encoding MAFHYELRFGGVGGQGSLTAGTILAHAAVFRTKYYATQVPTYTSQVRGGAAKADIIISDEPITFPESTNVDFFLSTHQKAYDAYKGDLKEDAYVLVDSGLVVVPDDDAKKYKVYEYPLVRTAKYEIGNVVTMNILAVGICLGLTEVLPIDAVRDTVKEEVPPAFIDMNMKAFDMGLEVGRKFKAEGPTKK
- a CDS encoding 2-oxoacid:ferredoxin oxidoreductase subunit beta, with amino-acid sequence MAVDYTKYLRMEKMPLYWCPGCGDGIVLKCYLEAIDELGWKKDDCAMVSGIGCAARVTGYVDFHTLHTIHGRAIAVASGIKMSHPDKHVFVFGGDGDLVHIGGNHLVHACRRNIDITVVLINNWIYGMTGGQHSCTTPPGAKASTAPRGTFEPTIDVCKMAIGAGAGYVARGFAGDPTRLTKLIKEGLAYKGFSLIEVFSPCPINFGRRNKLGDPAKLMDYMKGFLVSSAKAKKMSEEELKGKFVMGVLHKDESKPELTESYKALVEKAQASDEYWAKYVKGSVTDADKYKITREELKGLYPYDVETPLKEWKKL
- a CDS encoding 2-oxoacid:acceptor oxidoreductase subunit alpha, with product MGRIGFMDANAAIAEAAVVAGLGFYAGYPITPSSEVPERLSKIMPERGVPFMMMEDEIASINACVGAAASGVKAMTCTSGPGLSLKQEAFGMACMFEVPLVVVDVMRGGPSTGLPTRPSQGDIMQARWGTHGDHPVIAIAPANAQEAVFETIRAFNLAEKFRQPVYILTDGSLSHLHTKVYIPDPEEVEIVDRQAPDVEPDEYYPYDYNYEIPPLAPWWTKDGKSYRYHMSSLIHDKTGFPTVVPKYVQWLLNRMHSKITNHLDEILKYEYYKMDDAETCIIAFGSTAEAARVAIDEARKEGIKVGMFRPLTVWPSPEQQIKDIAGKVKNIIVPEMNLGQYILEVQRIVGDAANVYGISQATGTLIRPSQILEKIKNPEKKVEIVMTDEEIRRFGGGE
- a CDS encoding 4Fe-4S binding protein, producing the protein MAEKRMPVEINEKLCKGCGLCVNVCPKNVLEMVEDLHVWMGTIAKVARPEDCIRCKMCENICPDFAITVADIGVELEFADSKGNTVTKSK
- a CDS encoding NADP-dependent isocitrate dehydrogenase, with amino-acid sequence MATGKPTIVWTKTDEAPYLASFSLLPIVKGFVKHADVDVEVRDISLAGRILATFPEYLKEDQRINDDLAYLGELVNKPEANIIKLPNISASVVQLKEAIKELQEKGYNVPDYPEEPKDEKEKEIKERYAKVLGSAVNPVLRQGNSDRRLPTSVKEFAKKYPDSMGLPLKPWPEDSKTHVAHMDGGDFYEHEKSFTTDREMDIEIQFVDENGNAQTMKKLHLLKGEVFDGTFMSVKKLREFFDQQIKDAKEKGVLLSLHLKATMMKVSDPPIFGHMVEIYFKDVFEKYKELFKELGVNPNNGLRDLYARIQKLPEDQRKQIEADIEKVYEKNPELAMVDSRKGITNLHAPNLIIIDASMPPMIRDGGKMWNKNDELQDTKAVIPDRCYATMYKEVVEDCKKNGQFDRTTMGDVSNVGLMAMKAEEYGSHDKTFLAPSNGTVRVVDENGNVLIEHNVEKGDIWRGCQAKDEAIRDWVGLAVRRARATGYPAVFWLDENRAHDAELIKKVKEYLKDYDTEGLDIRIMRPVDAMRFSLERIRKGLNTISVTGNALRDYLTDLFPILEVGTSAKMLSIVPLLAGGGLFETGAGGSAPKHAQQLIEEGHLRWDSLGEFGAIFASLEHIAERYGNKKAKVMSDAADKAMTKVLENQKWPGRKVHQLDTRGNHFYFAMYWAEALAEQSEDEELKKIFEPIAKEMKENEEKIINDFDVVQGKPSEIDGYYWPDEEKVEKIMRCSETLNSIVSKL